One region of Populus trichocarpa isolate Nisqually-1 chromosome 4, P.trichocarpa_v4.1, whole genome shotgun sequence genomic DNA includes:
- the LOC7472556 gene encoding transcription factor PRE1: protein MSSRRSRQSSVPRITDDQIIHLVSKLRQLLPEIRQRRSDKVSASKVLQETCNYIKNLHREVDDLSERLSQLLATIDSDSPEAEIIRSLIM, encoded by the exons ATGTCTAGCAGAAGGTCAAGGCAGTCTAGTGTTCCAAGGATCACTGATGATCAAATCATCCACCTTGTCTCCAAATTACGCCAGCTTCTCCCTGAGATTCGTCAAAGGCGCTCCGATAAG GTATCAGCTTCTAAGGTCCTACAAGAAACTTGCAACTATATCAAGAACTTGCATAGGGAGGTTGATGATTTAAGTGAGCGATTGTCTCAGCTTTTGGCAACAATTGATTCTGATAGTCCTGAAGCTGAGATAATAAGGAGTTTAATTATGTAA